The following coding sequences are from one Parabacteroides pacaensis window:
- a CDS encoding CvfB family protein: MIEIGKYNTLRVVKDLDFGVYMDGGTAGELLLPARYVPKNTKPGDKKEVFIYHDNEGRLICTTLHPKAIVGEFAWMQVKSVSNAGAFLDWGIMKDLLVPHREQKTEMVEGRWYLVYVYQDFVSQRIVASARLNKFLDNVPPVYEKNQEVDLIVADVTAIGYKVIINNLHWGLIYKNEVFHSLSKGEKTKGYIKEVREDEKIDVSLSPLGYDKIDAIAQHILDVLRQNGGYLPVHDKSDADEIYLLFGCSKKSFKKAIGSLYKQQYITLEKEGIKAVPKE; encoded by the coding sequence ATGATAGAAATAGGAAAATATAACACTTTACGGGTAGTAAAAGATTTGGATTTCGGTGTATACATGGATGGTGGTACGGCAGGCGAACTCCTTTTACCGGCCCGGTATGTACCTAAAAATACAAAGCCCGGAGATAAAAAAGAAGTCTTTATTTATCATGATAACGAAGGAAGACTTATTTGTACTACGCTACATCCGAAAGCTATCGTAGGAGAATTTGCCTGGATGCAAGTAAAGTCGGTATCCAATGCCGGAGCATTTCTGGATTGGGGAATTATGAAAGACCTTTTAGTCCCCCACCGGGAACAAAAGACCGAAATGGTAGAAGGACGCTGGTATTTGGTATATGTTTATCAAGATTTTGTCAGCCAACGGATTGTAGCCTCTGCCCGCCTCAACAAATTCTTGGATAATGTGCCTCCCGTATATGAAAAGAATCAGGAAGTAGATCTAATCGTGGCGGATGTGACGGCAATCGGGTATAAAGTTATTATCAATAACTTACATTGGGGATTAATATATAAAAACGAAGTATTCCATTCGTTGTCGAAAGGAGAAAAAACAAAGGGATATATTAAAGAAGTACGTGAAGATGAAAAAATAGACGTGAGCTTATCTCCTCTAGGATATGATAAAATAGATGCTATTGCCCAACACATTCTTGATGTTCTTCGTCAGAACGGGGGTTATCTTCCGGTACACGACAAAAGCGATGCCGACGAAATTTATTTACTCTTCGGATGTAGCAAGAAAAGCTTTAAGAAAGCAATCGGCTCATTATATAAACAACAATATATTACTCTAGAAAAAGAAGGAATTAAGGCTGTTCCTAAAGAATAA
- a CDS encoding DUF6922 domain-containing protein, giving the protein MQIHYEIKKIQESSNTPDLSKLSPALFWDTDLKKINWLKNKRAVIERVSTYGTEIEKQTILKFYGKEEFEKYSVRPANAYRISYLQTEENK; this is encoded by the coding sequence TTGCAAATTCATTATGAAATAAAAAAAATACAAGAATCCTCAAATACACCCGATCTATCAAAACTCTCTCCGGCATTATTTTGGGATACCGATCTGAAAAAAATCAATTGGCTAAAAAATAAACGCGCTGTTATTGAGCGTGTTTCAACATACGGTACGGAAATCGAAAAACAAACCATTCTGAAATTCTATGGAAAGGAAGAATTTGAAAAATATTCGGTTCGACCCGCAAATGCCTATCGTATTTCTTATCTTCAAACAGAAGAAAATAAATGA